CGCATCGGCGACTGGGTGCTCGCCGTCGGTAACCCGCTGGGCCTCGACTTCACCGTGACCGCCGGCATCATCTCGGCCAAGGGACGTGGCTCGGAAATCCAGCTACCGAACGCCGGTAACTTCACGATCTCCGACTTCATCCAGACCGACGCCGCGATCAATCCGGGCAACTCCGGTGGCCCGCTCATCAATCTGCGCGGCGAAGTGATCGGCTTGAACAGCGCGATCGCCAGTCAGACGGGCTTCTACTCGGGCTACGGCTTCGCGATTCCGATCACGCTGGTGAAGGCGGTCACCGATGACCTGATCAAGGAAGGGCGTGTGCGCCTGCCGGTGATGGGTGTGTCGGTCGGTCGCATCGATCCGGAAGACGCCGGCATCAATGGCCTAGCCCGTGTGGCGGGCGTGAAGGTAGCGGGCTTCAACCCGGCCGACGGTGGCCCGGCGAAGGCCGCTGGCATCGAAGTTGGCGACATCATCATCACGGTCGACGGCAAGCCGGTCGACCGCGTGAGCTCACTGCAGCGAGTAGTGCGTTCGCGCCGTGTGAACGATGTGGTGCCGGTGGAAGTGATGCGCTTCGGCACGAAGAAGAGCTTCAAGGTGAAGCTGGTGGAAGCCGAGGCGATCAGCCGCGTGGCCGCGCTGCCGGAAGCTGCTGCGAAGGCGGTGCCGGCCGCGGGCAAGCTTGGCATCACAGTCGAAGCCATTCCGGCTGATGTGTCCGAGCGGATGAAGCTCGACGGTCGTGGCGTGCGCGTGTCGAATGTCGCCGAAGACGGCCCGGCGCGCGACAAGCTCGCCGCCGGCAGCGACATCGTGCTCGAGGTGCTCTACCCAACACCGCGTCGCGCCGTGAAGACGGTGAACGACCTGCAGGGCGTGCTCTCCGGCCTCAAGGACGGCGACTACGTGAGCTTACTGGTGCAGAACATGGACCCGCGCGTGGGTCAGCGCGTGGTGAACATCCGCGTGGGCGGCTGATCGCTCGCCGATCGGCTCAGCGGGACCACAACGGGCGGTGTCGCACAAGCGACGCCGCCCATTGTTCTTGCGGCGTACTCGTTATGTTGTGGAAGCAGTTTGCGGACGTGGCGAAATTGGTAGACGCACCAGCCTTAGGAGCTGGCGGGGCGACCCATCCCGGTTCGAGTCCGGGC
The sequence above is drawn from the Gemmatimonas sp. genome and encodes:
- a CDS encoding trypsin-like peptidase domain-containing protein, whose protein sequence is MASRFSRFRFAAAAAVSFSAGVVFASGMNWTKISWAQGGTTSRSASVRGPMAPEGSSFADIAERVTPGVVAVNTTRTARPRPQARSRAPQGMEDFLEQFGPQQPRQQRGEGSGFIVTQDGYIVTNNHVVADADQVSITLSDGRTFKAKVVGTDSTTDVAVVKIDAKGLPTLAIGNDETTRIGDWVLAVGNPLGLDFTVTAGIISAKGRGSEIQLPNAGNFTISDFIQTDAAINPGNSGGPLINLRGEVIGLNSAIASQTGFYSGYGFAIPITLVKAVTDDLIKEGRVRLPVMGVSVGRIDPEDAGINGLARVAGVKVAGFNPADGGPAKAAGIEVGDIIITVDGKPVDRVSSLQRVVRSRRVNDVVPVEVMRFGTKKSFKVKLVEAEAISRVAALPEAAAKAVPAAGKLGITVEAIPADVSERMKLDGRGVRVSNVAEDGPARDKLAAGSDIVLEVLYPTPRRAVKTVNDLQGVLSGLKDGDYVSLLVQNMDPRVGQRVVNIRVGG